GCTAAAAACCGGTTACTTATGACTTGTAGCTCtgtaattacgtaaaaatgtcTTGTAAAAAAGGATTGAATTGGGGAGAGGAAGAAACCCGAACATTTTTAGAGTTATGTACTGACAGAcaaataattgcattaatggacggaaaaaaacataaacatGTAGATATTTTCAACTTATTAGTAGaagatatggaaaaaaaaggtttttcTAAAACGGCCCAACAGATGAAAttgaagttaaaaaatttaaaactagcttattataaatgtaaacgTGAAAATAATGTTAGTGGTGCAGCAAAAAAAACCTGTCCATTTTATGAACAATTAGACATTTTGTATAGTACTCGGCCAAATGTGCAAGTTCTTAATGATTCTTCAGGAATCGACACTGCTAATGTTCAAAATGAATCATGTAagtatcataattaatttatatataaatgaaattagcTAATTTATGTGAAATGCtttaaattcttgaattttttatctttgaattTGTACTCAAAGCCTAGATGATACAAAGTACatctttttctgtttcaaaatctgtaataaaaactaataaataaaagaaagtaaaacataaaactTAGTTAACGTAGTATAACATCCACTCAGAATCCTACTCCTGAAACGTTCGAtagt
This sequence is a window from Temnothorax longispinosus isolate EJ_2023e chromosome 11, Tlon_JGU_v1, whole genome shotgun sequence. Protein-coding genes within it:
- the LOC139821894 gene encoding zinc finger and SCAN domain-containing protein 29-like isoform X2 yields the protein MSCKKGLNWGEEETRTFLELCTDRQIIALMDGKKHKHVDIFNLLVEDMEKKGFSKTAQQMKLKLKNLKLAYYKCKRENNVSGAAKKTCPFYEQLDILYSTRPNVQVLNDSSGIDTANVQNESSCEYTEDCSTINDSDIPEESESSSTISNEPPRKKKRGLLSDKRRKYHWVKPNK
- the LOC139821894 gene encoding uncharacterized protein isoform X1 — translated: MSCKKGLNWGEEETRTFLELCTDRQIIALMDGKKHKHVDIFNLLVEDMEKKGFSKTAQQMKLKLKNLKLAYYKCKRENNVSGAAKKTCPFYEQLDILYSTRPNVQVLNDSSGIDTANVQNESSCEYTEDCSTINDSDIPEESESSSTISNEPPRKKKRGLLSGRKSYETILDKYTENLMLSQLQLLSDIIVKQNDMQKEMIKVEMENQRLWEK